The DNA region GGGCTCGACGCCGAGGTCGCAAATGCGATGAGGAGTGCCGCGGAGACTGGCTGGGCCATCACCTATCAGGTTGCAACGCCCGAGTGGGCAGCCTTCTCCGCCAGCAAGGATCAACGCCTGCAGCAGCAGCGGCTGATCCGGCTGTGCGACGGCGCAAGCTATGCCGCATTCCGCATCGAATATGCGCAAGAGGACGTACCAAACATGGAGAGCACCGTCGCAGGCTTGGTGCGCAGCTTGCGCCCGGAGGGCTGCTAGAACTCGATGCCAGCCTGCGCCTTCACCCCGGCACGGAAATGGTGCTTGATCTCGGTCATCTCGGTCACGAGATCGGCAATCTCGATTAATTCGTCCTTGGCGTTGCGGCCGGTGACGATGACGTGCTTGTCGACTGGCTTGTTGCGCAACACCTCGACCACCTCCCCAATCGGCAGGTAGTCGTAGCGCAGACAGATGTTGAGCTCATCGAGCAGCACGAGCTTGTAGCTGGGGTCCTCGATCAGCTTCTTGGCCTGCTCCCAGGCATTGCGTGCCGCAGCAAGGTCTCGCTGGCGGTCGGCCACGTCCCAGGTGAACCCCTCGCCCATGGCGTTGATGGTGACGAGGTCGGGGAACTTCATCAGCACGTCGCGCTCGCCGGTCTCCCACACGCCCTTGACGAATTGCACCACGCCGACCTTGTAGCCGTGGCCGAGCGCCCGAAACACCATGCCGAAGGCGGCAGTCGACTTGCCCTTGCCCTTGCCGGTGTGGACGATCAGCAGGCCCTTTTCCTGCGTCTTGGTAGCAAGGATGCGGTTCCGCGCCTCCTTCTTCTTGCGCATCTTTTCGGCGTGATAGGCGTCCCGCTCCGCCTCGGACATGAGATCGGTTTTCTTGAGCGGCTTGTCGGTCATGCATCGGCTCCTTC from Devosia sp. RR2S18 includes:
- the cobO gene encoding cob(I)yrinic acid a,c-diamide adenosyltransferase, which encodes MTDKPLKKTDLMSEAERDAYHAEKMRKKKEARNRILATKTQEKGLLIVHTGKGKGKSTAAFGMVFRALGHGYKVGVVQFVKGVWETGERDVLMKFPDLVTINAMGEGFTWDVADRQRDLAAARNAWEQAKKLIEDPSYKLVLLDELNICLRYDYLPIGEVVEVLRNKPVDKHVIVTGRNAKDELIEIADLVTEMTEIKHHFRAGVKAQAGIEF